The sequence aaatgtttcacctgcatctcaatccattcgatgaactctttaagatttttttcgtttggttaataaaaatcactgaaaattttaataactgtttgacagttagtttcacgacaatcagttttctcagaaattcggttattggaagataattttgttgttgttgttgttgttgttgttgttgttgttgttgttgttgttgttgttgttgttgttgttgttgttgttgttgttgttgttgttgttgttgttgttgttgttgttgttgttgttgttgttgctgttgttgttgttgttgttgttgttgttgttgttgttgttgttgttgttgttgttgttgttgttgttgttgttgttgttgttgttgttgttgttgttgttgttgttgttgttgttgttgttgttgttgttgttgttgttgttgttgttgttgttgttgttgttgttgttgttgttgttgttgttgttgttgttgttgttgttgttgttgttgttgttgttgttgttgttgttgttgttgttgttgttgttgttgttgttgttgttgttgttgttgttgttgttgttgttgttgttgttgttgttgttgttgttgttgttgttgttgttgttgttgttgttgttgttgttgttgttgttgttgttgtcctctttttctttttcttcttcttcctctttttctttcttttaaaCTCTGCTTATTGTCCCTTGGTGTACTTTGGGATGGGAATCTTTACAATTTTTAACCATATGTGATTTTTATAACGATATCTGttcactgtggtattctttgaATAAAACGTTCAACTTTAAGGATTACTTAGTGCAAGAGATGTTCGGTGAAGTTCCAAATTTTTGAAACTAAAAAATTCGTGTCAATAAATTCTTGCTaatgaaaactaataaattcttgtcATTTATGATTCAACTTCGTGCATGTGGAACTAGTTCGCACAATGAATGCAatcttctaaagggtgattttttaagagcttgagaacttttttaaacaataaaacgcataaaatttgcaaaatctcatcggttctttattttaaacgttagattggtacatgacatttactttttgaagataatttcatttaaatgttgaccgcggctgcgtcttaggtggtccattcggaaaatccgcttttttatcgacaaattttgttcagcgatgaggctcatttctggttgaatggctacgtaaataagcaaaattgccgcatttggagtgaagagcaaccagaagccgttcaagaactgcccatgcatcccgaaaaatgcactgtttggtgtggtttgtacgctggtggaatcattggaccgtattttttcaaagatgctgttggacgcaacgttacagtgaatggcgatcgctatcgttcgatgctaacaaactttttgttgccaaaaatggaagaactgaacttggtagacatgtggtttcaacaagatggcgctacatgccacacagctcgcgattctatggccattttgagggaaaacttcggagaacaattcatctcaagaaatggaccggtaagttggccaccaagatcatgcgatttgacgcctttagactattttttgtggggctacgtcaagtctaaagtctacagaaataagccagtaactattccagctttggaagacaacatttccgaagaaattcgggctattccggccgaaatgctcgaaaaagttgcccaaaattggactttccgaatggaccacctaagacgcagccgcggtcaacatttaaatgaaattatcttcaaaaagtaaatgtcatgtaccaatctaacgtttaaaataaagaaccgatgagattttgcaaattttatgcgttttattgtttaaaaaagttctcaagctctttaaaaatcaccctttacttctTCTCAATGCAATAAACGGAATCTTTTTCAAAGCGCAATCACACttccaaaaaaaaagttctcgtGCAAGAAAGTTTTGGTGCTGATTGCGTTAATACAACACTAGTTCGCTCGCCGCAACTATGTACAACCTGATGGCAAGAACGCTCAGAtataaaataaatcaacaacCCGCCTGACACGAACGTTTATCATTTCATTGTCCTGCGCGAACCGCTGCGAGTCTTAAGCTAGCAAATAACAGAACGGACGAGATTCGAAGGAAAAAATCTAAGATTTTTTAGCTGCCAATTCTGCACAGGGCTCAGACGACAGTGATTAATTGTGTTGTGTTCTTGGATCCATACAAACAACGGCCCCGTACGTTTGTTCCTTTGCTGTCGCAAATTCTCCAAACTACTGGGCCCCACATAATCATCGTAGTAACGCAAAAGGGTAACGAAAAAAGGCCCCCTCTACGTTTTGCACGGTTGGTgtgaaataataacaaaaattatttatcacCCCCTGGTTGCCAGCGGCAGCACCGTTCAAACAGGGCTATCCACGGGTTCCACTTTTGCTTCCTTGACCTTCAATCGAGGGTTGGTTTTCCTCCCGGGGGGTTTAACGGCAAACCGTGCGCCGTATTATTATGTTAAGTGAACGTGGTTGGTTGGTTCCCAGTATCCGCTTCCGCATAGAGGTAtgtgaacaacaacaacagaaaaaaaaacatgcttcCATATAGTTTCACCTTCGCTTCGGTCCAGTTCCGCCCGCGCAGGATAACGAATGCTGTGCCACCGCACACCGCGGGAGATAAATTGAATTGTTTATGATACTTTTGGACCAGTGACAGGTTTCATATCGCAGAATGAATGGTGCATTTTTGTTTTGCACTAgggaaaaatttcattcagGTGAGATTGGATTTATGGTTTCAATTTGGttcccagtgaaaagaaaccaaCAATCCTACAACGTATGCATTGTGAAATCTCCGGACCCAAATTATATAACATATtacgtggaaactgggttaattCAAATCCGAGCAAAACATCTAATTGCAAATTGCAGTCTGAAAAGTCTATTTCAGAAGATAGTTCCGGCGAGCACTAATTCCCCAGCCTGGTATCTTGTTATGATTCCATTGACGTTTCTATTCGAGTCCCCTAGTCCCAACCTTAACTAGATTTCCACCAACCGCTAGTTGGATTCACACCTCGGTACAGAAACAGAAACCGGTCCTACCGGTGATAATGAACTCATAGAAACTATGGTGAATCTCATTACCTTCAACTTCAAACGTACCGGGATCATCTCGCTCGTGACTTACCTACCGTAACGGATCCCTCAGTCGAGATAATTTCCAAGCAACTAACAATGGCCTGCGAagtcaccaccaccaccaccttcTTCCCGGTGCCACCCAGGGGCTCTACCAACCGACCGACGCCGTTGGACGCGCCTACGGATAGCAATCTAATTGGAAAGCAGCAGAGTGACAACAGAGAAAAGTGAGACTTTTCGTCCGTGCCTTTTCAGCATCAGCGAATCACGCACGGAAGCCACCAAGAGCATCCGTCCTCGCCGTTGATGCGACCGACCAACAGCAACTTACCGGCGGTACCAACGgggaaaattgaatttcatcttgatttgGTTGAGTTCTCTCCAATGCTGGTTTGCTAGCATTTTGTTTCGGCCGCAGTCTATTATTGCAGCAGTAGTACCTGGCCCGCCGAGGATCCCGATCGCTAATGAATGACTGTTTCGAAAGTACTTTGTGACTAATGGTCCAACTTTCGACATCAACAACTTCATGAATATAATAAAACAAGTGCCTACACCTAAATAATTGCTCAAATTTCGTTATGGATACAGTTTACGCGGAAAAGCAGCCCGCAATTTGGCGATTCAGGTGAACAGGATGTCAAGCGCATTGGTTGGCTTATTGAAGTTGAAATTTTCCGCACCTAACTTGCAGGGTCATTTAACTCAATTTTACTGATGTATATTTCATATTCTCTAACTAATTAGATGAATAAATTACAGTACAAAATGGCCATTTTCATTCTGTCGAACCTTTTATTTACATATCTTTTGCGTGCTGGCAGTTCTATTCTTACTACAACTGCTTATCGCTTGCCAGATAATAATTTATTGTCACATTTTGCTAAACTCTAGTCAACTGTGCCGAACAAACTGACTGACTGGCACCGCACGGCAGTCAGGACACCGACACGTTGATGATGAAGTATCATGCACGTAATTTTGCCTATCAACCTTTGTTGTGTAACAGATCGTGCCCGGTGAGAATACTCCGGCAGTGCAACGGCAGGAACTGTTTCGAAGCAGAAAGGATATGATTAGTTACCTGCTAGAGATTTTGTTCTACGGGATGATGCGGGAGATCTATCTGGCGGATGGTCTTGGTTTTCCAGTAGACAAACTGGAAACGACGCTAGTGACGCT comes from Malaya genurostris strain Urasoe2022 chromosome 3, Malgen_1.1, whole genome shotgun sequence and encodes:
- the LOC131434277 gene encoding UPF0746 protein DDB_G0281095-like, with protein sequence QQQQQQQQQQQQQQQQQQQQQQQQQQQQQQQQQQQQQQQQQQQQQQQQQQQQQQQQQQQQQQQQQQQQQQQQQQQQQQQQQQQQQQQQQQQQQQQQQQQQQQQQQQQQQQQQQQQQQQQQQQQQQQQQQQQQQQQQQQQQQQQQQQQQQQQQQQHEERIDTLATNEMLL